A single genomic interval of Microbacterium sp. zg-Y1090 harbors:
- a CDS encoding acyl-CoA dehydrogenase family protein: MTGPIDLRSYALEDDEIELAQLVRAFADEVVAPRAYEADRTHTLPMDVVAQMGEMGLFGLPFPEDVGGQGGNYLALGLAIEALARVDQSIAITLEAGVSLGAMPVFRFGTDAQREQLLPDLLAGRALAGFGLTEPEAGSDAGATRTTARRDDGEWVINGSKQFITNSGTPITRFVTVTAVTGRRGERPEISTIIVPSGTPGFTVGPAYDKAGWRASDTHPLTFTDCRVPEENLLGEEGRGFAGFLHILDEGRIAIAALATGAAEGCLEAALQYAADRTVFGAPLATRQGIQFTLARMQARVHTARLAWVRAAHLRDAGRPFKTEAAIAKLVSGEAAMDNARDATQIFGGNGFMNEYPVARHYRDSKILEIGEGTTEVQLLVIARALGVA, from the coding sequence ATGACCGGACCCATCGACCTGCGTTCGTATGCGCTGGAGGACGACGAGATCGAACTGGCGCAGCTGGTGCGCGCCTTCGCCGACGAGGTGGTCGCGCCGCGCGCCTATGAGGCGGATCGCACCCACACGCTGCCGATGGACGTCGTCGCGCAGATGGGGGAGATGGGCCTGTTCGGCCTGCCGTTCCCCGAGGATGTGGGAGGGCAGGGCGGCAACTACCTGGCGCTCGGACTCGCCATCGAAGCGCTCGCGCGCGTGGACCAGTCCATCGCGATCACCCTCGAGGCCGGGGTGAGCCTGGGCGCCATGCCGGTCTTCCGCTTCGGCACCGACGCGCAGCGCGAGCAGCTGCTGCCCGACCTGCTCGCCGGCCGGGCGCTGGCCGGTTTCGGGCTCACCGAGCCCGAGGCGGGGTCGGATGCCGGCGCCACCCGCACCACCGCCCGCCGTGACGACGGGGAGTGGGTGATCAACGGCAGCAAGCAGTTCATCACGAACTCCGGAACGCCGATCACACGGTTCGTCACGGTCACCGCCGTCACGGGCCGCCGGGGCGAGCGCCCGGAGATCTCCACCATCATCGTGCCCAGCGGCACCCCGGGATTCACGGTGGGTCCCGCCTACGACAAGGCGGGTTGGCGCGCCTCCGACACGCACCCGCTCACCTTCACCGACTGCCGGGTGCCCGAGGAGAACCTGCTGGGCGAGGAGGGACGCGGGTTCGCCGGCTTCCTGCACATCCTCGATGAGGGCCGCATCGCCATCGCGGCCCTCGCGACGGGCGCGGCGGAGGGATGTCTGGAGGCGGCGCTGCAGTACGCCGCGGATCGCACCGTGTTCGGCGCCCCGCTGGCGACCCGGCAGGGCATCCAGTTCACCCTCGCCCGCATGCAGGCCCGTGTGCACACTGCACGGCTGGCGTGGGTGCGCGCGGCGCATCTGCGCGACGCGGGGCGCCCGTTCAAGACCGAGGCGGCCATCGCCAAGCTCGTCTCGGGCGAGGCGGCGATGGACAACGCCCGCGACGCGACCCAGATCTTCGGCGGCAACGGGTTCATGAACGAATACCCCGTGGCCCGGCATTACCGCGACAGCAAGATCCTCGAGATCGGCGAGGGCACCACCGAGGTGCAGCTGCTCGTGATCGCGCGCGCGCTCGGGGTAGCGTGA
- the pdhA gene encoding pyruvate dehydrogenase (acetyl-transferring) E1 component subunit alpha, whose protein sequence is MTYPPSTAMGPTTDMGQVSRLITAEGERVSDPALEGWVADVDNALLADLYRDMVRTRRLDAEGVALQRQGQLGLWAPCQGQEAVQVGTARALRESDFVFPSYRESGVQLVRGATPTQLIQVWRGEEQSMGDPFARGTAGPQIIIGAQTLHAVGYAMGIQRTPAAEGARCDEVAVTYFGDGASSQGDVSEAMVFAASYGAPVVFVCSNNQWAISEPVTVQSRTPLADRAPAFGIPSMRVDGNDVLACYGAMRWALERARSGAGPAYIEAVTYRMGPHTTADDPTRYRDAAEVEVWRARDPLARVQTLLQARGALGDALAADIAADADRLAAEVRAVCLGYRTRDPLSVFDEVYAEPHSGLERQRRAYAAYLDGFEEEAR, encoded by the coding sequence ATGACGTACCCACCGAGCACGGCGATGGGCCCCACGACCGACATGGGACAGGTGTCGCGGCTGATCACCGCCGAGGGCGAGCGGGTCTCCGACCCCGCCCTGGAGGGGTGGGTCGCCGATGTCGACAACGCGCTCCTGGCGGATCTGTATCGCGACATGGTGCGCACCCGGCGGCTGGATGCCGAGGGCGTCGCGCTGCAGCGTCAGGGACAGCTGGGCCTGTGGGCGCCGTGTCAGGGCCAGGAGGCGGTGCAGGTCGGCACGGCTCGGGCGCTGCGCGAGAGCGACTTCGTCTTCCCCAGCTATCGGGAGTCGGGTGTGCAGCTCGTCCGCGGGGCGACGCCGACCCAGCTGATCCAGGTCTGGCGCGGCGAGGAGCAGTCGATGGGCGACCCCTTCGCGCGCGGCACGGCCGGTCCGCAGATCATCATCGGGGCGCAGACGCTCCACGCCGTCGGGTACGCGATGGGGATTCAGCGCACCCCCGCGGCAGAGGGCGCACGCTGCGACGAGGTGGCCGTGACCTATTTCGGCGACGGCGCCTCCAGCCAGGGCGATGTGAGTGAGGCGATGGTGTTCGCCGCGTCCTACGGCGCCCCGGTCGTCTTCGTCTGCTCGAACAACCAGTGGGCGATCTCCGAGCCGGTGACGGTGCAGTCGCGCACCCCCCTGGCCGACCGGGCACCCGCCTTCGGCATCCCGAGCATGCGGGTCGACGGCAACGACGTGCTGGCGTGCTACGGCGCGATGCGGTGGGCGCTGGAGCGTGCCCGCAGCGGCGCGGGCCCCGCCTATATCGAGGCGGTCACCTACCGCATGGGCCCGCACACCACCGCCGACGACCCCACGCGGTACCGCGACGCCGCCGAGGTGGAGGTGTGGCGCGCGCGCGACCCGCTGGCGCGGGTGCAGACGCTGCTGCAGGCGCGGGGTGCGCTGGGGGACGCCCTTGCCGCCGACATCGCCGCCGACGCCGACCGGCTGGCCGCCGAGGTGCGCGCGGTGTGCCTCGGCTACCGCACCCGCGACCCGCTCTCGGTTTTCGACGAGGTCTACGCCGAGCCGCATTCCGGGCTGGAACGGCAGCGCCGCGCGTACGCGGCCTATCTCGACGGCTTCGAGGAGGAGGCGCGATGA
- a CDS encoding carboxyl transferase domain-containing protein produces MSAAALTSPAEPGQRDLAAGLRERLDRVADGGGAASRERHRARGKLLPRERIARLLDEGSPFLELAPLAAEGMYDGQAPAAGVVAGIGLVHGRHVMVVCNDATVKGGAYFPMTVKKHLRAQEVALENRLPCLYLVDSGGAYLPMQDEVFPDRDHFGRIFFNQARLSAAGIPQLSAVLGSCTAGGAYVPAMSDETVIVRGQGTIFLGGPPLVKAAIGEVITAEELGGGELHARRSGVADHLAEDDEHALEILRDIVLTLPAAAPPVGPVHPSAEPARDPDGLYDVVPVDVNRPYDPHEVIDRLVDAGSVHEFKREYATTLVTAFARVEGHPVGVLANNGVLFGESALKGAHFIELCDQRGIPLLFLQNISGFMVGRDAEAAGIAKDGAKMVTAVATTRVPKFTVVVGGSFGAGNYSMCGRAYSPRFLWSWPGSRIGVMGGAQAASVLSTVKADQLAARGEEWDDAARAAFEAPVREQFERQGDPYYATARLWDDGVIDPVDTRRMLALALDVASRVPLADPAFGLFRM; encoded by the coding sequence ATGAGCGCCGCGGCCCTGACTTCGCCCGCCGAACCCGGCCAGCGCGACCTCGCTGCGGGGCTGCGCGAACGGCTCGATCGGGTCGCCGACGGCGGGGGAGCCGCCTCCCGCGAGCGTCACCGCGCCCGCGGAAAGCTGCTGCCGCGTGAGCGCATCGCACGTCTGCTCGACGAGGGCAGCCCGTTCCTGGAGCTCGCCCCCCTCGCCGCCGAGGGAATGTACGACGGTCAGGCGCCCGCTGCGGGGGTCGTGGCGGGCATCGGACTCGTCCACGGCAGGCACGTGATGGTCGTCTGCAACGACGCCACCGTCAAGGGCGGCGCGTACTTCCCGATGACGGTGAAGAAGCACCTGCGCGCGCAGGAAGTGGCCCTCGAGAACCGGCTGCCCTGCCTGTACCTCGTCGATTCCGGCGGCGCCTACCTGCCGATGCAGGACGAGGTCTTCCCCGATCGCGACCACTTCGGCCGCATCTTCTTCAACCAGGCGAGGCTCTCCGCCGCCGGCATCCCGCAGCTGTCGGCCGTGCTGGGCTCCTGCACCGCCGGCGGGGCCTACGTGCCCGCGATGAGCGACGAGACGGTGATCGTGCGCGGCCAGGGGACGATCTTCCTCGGGGGGCCGCCGCTGGTGAAAGCCGCCATCGGCGAGGTGATCACCGCCGAGGAGCTGGGCGGGGGAGAGCTGCACGCGCGGCGCTCCGGCGTCGCGGACCATCTCGCCGAGGACGATGAGCATGCCCTCGAGATCCTGCGGGACATCGTGCTCACCCTTCCCGCCGCCGCGCCGCCCGTCGGGCCGGTGCACCCGTCGGCCGAGCCGGCGCGCGACCCCGACGGCCTGTACGACGTCGTCCCGGTCGATGTGAACCGGCCCTACGACCCGCACGAGGTGATCGACCGCCTGGTCGACGCCGGCAGCGTGCACGAGTTCAAGCGCGAGTACGCCACGACACTGGTCACCGCCTTCGCGCGCGTGGAGGGTCACCCGGTCGGCGTTCTCGCCAACAACGGCGTGCTGTTCGGCGAGTCCGCGCTCAAGGGGGCGCACTTCATCGAGCTGTGCGATCAGCGGGGCATCCCCCTGCTGTTCCTGCAGAACATCTCCGGCTTCATGGTCGGCCGCGACGCCGAGGCGGCGGGCATCGCGAAGGACGGCGCGAAGATGGTCACGGCCGTCGCCACCACGCGCGTGCCGAAGTTCACCGTCGTGGTGGGAGGCTCCTTCGGCGCGGGCAACTACTCCATGTGCGGACGGGCGTATTCGCCGCGGTTCCTCTGGAGCTGGCCGGGCAGCCGCATCGGGGTGATGGGCGGGGCGCAGGCGGCATCCGTGCTCTCCACCGTGAAAGCCGACCAGCTGGCGGCGCGCGGCGAGGAATGGGACGACGCGGCGCGGGCGGCGTTCGAGGCTCCCGTGCGCGAGCAGTTCGAGCGTCAGGGCGACCCCTACTACGCCACCGCGCGGCTCTGGGACGACGGCGTGATCGACCCGGTCGACACGCGCCGGATGCTGGCGCTCGCGCTCGACGTCGCCTCACGGGTGCCGCTCGCCGACCCGGCCTTCGGCCTGTTCCGGATGTGA
- a CDS encoding EamA family transporter, whose protein sequence is MSTHTAPMPLPIVAASRATSGLVMAVASALAFSASGPFLKPLLEAGWSLGAVLLVRMGVAGLVLSPALVRALRRDRSFVRRHGGVVIAFGLTAVAGCQLFYFAAMQRMPVAVALLIQYIAPVLIVLWVWARTRRAPSRAVVTGSVVAMTGLVLVVDIAGARFEPLGTLLALGAAICAAAYFVISERSGGRIAPLALASGGLLVGTALIGVLLLTGVLPFAAPPVTVVLAGMELPWWVPLGWVAAVGTTLGYALGVMAVPRTGARLASFVGLSEVLFTLLVAWIVLAEAPGAVQVLGGALVLAGVVLVRLDGASPALRRRPAVTAPGAPMP, encoded by the coding sequence ATGAGCACGCACACCGCCCCGATGCCGCTTCCGATCGTCGCGGCATCCCGCGCCACCTCGGGGCTGGTGATGGCGGTCGCCTCGGCGCTCGCCTTCTCCGCGAGCGGCCCCTTCCTCAAGCCCCTGCTCGAGGCCGGCTGGTCGCTCGGCGCCGTGCTGCTCGTGCGCATGGGTGTCGCAGGCCTCGTGCTGTCGCCCGCGCTGGTGCGGGCGCTGCGCCGCGACCGCTCCTTCGTGCGCCGCCACGGCGGGGTGGTGATCGCGTTCGGGCTGACCGCGGTCGCAGGGTGCCAGCTGTTCTACTTCGCGGCCATGCAGCGGATGCCGGTGGCGGTCGCCCTGCTCATCCAGTACATCGCGCCGGTGCTGATCGTGCTGTGGGTGTGGGCGCGCACGCGTCGCGCGCCGTCGCGCGCCGTCGTCACCGGGTCGGTCGTGGCGATGACCGGCCTCGTCCTCGTGGTCGACATCGCCGGCGCACGCTTCGAGCCGCTGGGCACTCTGCTCGCCCTGGGGGCCGCGATCTGCGCGGCGGCCTACTTCGTGATCTCCGAGCGCAGCGGGGGCCGCATCGCGCCGCTGGCGCTCGCGTCGGGTGGTCTGCTCGTCGGCACCGCCCTCATCGGCGTGCTGCTGCTGACCGGTGTGCTGCCTTTCGCGGCCCCGCCGGTGACGGTGGTGCTGGCCGGTATGGAACTGCCCTGGTGGGTGCCCCTGGGCTGGGTCGCCGCTGTCGGCACGACCCTGGGCTACGCGCTCGGCGTGATGGCGGTGCCCCGCACCGGGGCGCGACTGGCATCGTTCGTCGGGCTGTCGGAGGTGCTCTTCACGCTGCTGGTGGCCTGGATCGTGCTCGCCGAGGCTCCTGGCGCCGTGCAGGTGCTCGGTGGGGCACTGGTGCTCGCCGGCGTCGTGCTGGTCCGCCTGGACGGCGCATCGCCGGCGCTGCGTCGCCGGCCGGCCGTCACCGCTCCCGGCGCGCCGATGCCATGA
- a CDS encoding alpha-ketoacid dehydrogenase subunit beta yields the protein MTELTMGKALNAGLHRALADDPSVLVMGEDVGTLGGVFRITDGLLSAYGPSRVIDTPLAESGIVGTAVGLAFRGFRPVVEMQFDGFVYPAFDQIVCQVAKFHYRTRGAVRMPLTVRVPWAGGVGAAEHHSESPEAYFVHTSGLRVVAVSNPADAYVMLRQAIACDDPVIFFEPKRLYHAKGEVDLDVDLADAAPMGLARVVRTGRDATIVTYGAQVATALEAATAAEDDGLSLEVIDLRSLSPIDLDTVAASVRRTGRMVVTHEAAAEAGVGAEVIAAITERCFHHLEAAPVRVTGHDIPYPPAKLERHHLPDLDRILDAVDRVLDRPHSLSEVTP from the coding sequence ATGACCGAGCTGACCATGGGCAAGGCCCTCAACGCCGGACTGCACCGCGCCCTCGCCGACGACCCGTCGGTGCTCGTGATGGGGGAGGATGTCGGCACGCTCGGGGGAGTGTTCCGCATCACCGACGGACTGCTCTCGGCCTACGGGCCCTCGCGGGTGATCGACACCCCGCTGGCGGAGTCCGGCATCGTCGGCACCGCCGTAGGGCTGGCGTTCCGCGGATTCCGCCCCGTCGTCGAGATGCAGTTCGACGGCTTCGTCTATCCCGCGTTCGACCAGATCGTGTGCCAGGTCGCCAAGTTCCACTACCGCACACGTGGGGCAGTGCGCATGCCGCTGACGGTGCGCGTGCCGTGGGCAGGCGGAGTCGGGGCGGCGGAGCACCACTCCGAGTCGCCCGAAGCCTACTTCGTGCACACGTCGGGACTGCGCGTCGTGGCCGTGTCGAACCCCGCCGACGCCTACGTGATGCTGCGTCAGGCGATCGCGTGCGACGACCCCGTGATCTTCTTCGAGCCCAAGCGGCTCTACCACGCCAAGGGTGAGGTGGACCTCGACGTCGACCTCGCCGACGCCGCACCGATGGGGCTGGCACGCGTGGTGCGCACGGGGCGGGATGCCACGATCGTCACGTACGGCGCCCAGGTCGCCACCGCGCTGGAGGCGGCGACGGCGGCCGAGGATGACGGGCTTTCCCTGGAGGTGATCGATCTGCGGTCGCTGTCGCCGATCGACCTCGACACGGTCGCCGCGTCGGTGCGGCGGACGGGCCGCATGGTCGTCACCCACGAGGCGGCCGCGGAGGCGGGAGTCGGGGCCGAGGTCATCGCGGCCATCACGGAACGCTGCTTCCACCATCTCGAGGCGGCGCCGGTGCGCGTCACCGGGCACGACATCCCGTACCCGCCGGCCAAGCTGGAACGCCACCACCTGCCGGATCTCGACCGCATCCTCGACGCCGTCGATCGTGTCCTCGACCGACCGCACAGCCTGTCGGAGGTGACGCCGTGA
- a CDS encoding Lrp/AsnC family transcriptional regulator, with amino-acid sequence MSPLDQVDIALLDALADDPRATVVALSERLGLARNTVQARMARLDRAGVFLSYERAIAPAALGFPLEAMLDVVVRQADLPRITREIAEIPEVIQAHGVSGPVDLVVRVAARDTQHLFDIDARILGIGGVERTETALVMEEVIGYRVRPLMASARRER; translated from the coding sequence ATGAGCCCTCTCGACCAGGTCGACATCGCCCTTCTCGACGCCCTCGCCGACGATCCGCGTGCGACCGTCGTCGCCCTGTCCGAGCGTCTCGGGCTCGCGCGCAACACGGTGCAGGCGCGCATGGCGCGACTCGACCGGGCCGGGGTTTTCCTGTCCTACGAACGGGCGATCGCGCCCGCCGCACTGGGCTTCCCGCTCGAGGCGATGCTCGATGTCGTCGTGCGCCAGGCCGACCTGCCGCGCATCACCCGCGAGATCGCCGAGATCCCTGAGGTCATCCAGGCGCACGGCGTGAGCGGGCCGGTGGACCTGGTCGTGCGGGTGGCCGCCCGCGACACCCAGCATCTGTTCGACATCGACGCGCGCATCCTCGGCATCGGCGGCGTGGAACGCACCGAGACGGCCCTCGTCATGGAGGAGGTCATCGGCTACCGGGTGCGCCCTCTCATGGCATCGGCGCGCCGGGAGCGGTGA
- a CDS encoding SACE_7040 family transcriptional regulator has protein sequence MTTGLTDRGRAKADRHAALLREAARLFADRGFAGVSLEDLGAAVGVTGPAVYRHFPNKQALLGAILVGVSQGLRDGGRDVVDAGGEPVDVLDGLIRFHVDFALASADVIRVQDRELTSLVDAERRAVRRLQREYVELWVAVLSRRYPALSAPEARVRAHACFGLINSTPHSLRAARDTVADADVRGILRAMARASLAA, from the coding sequence ATGACAACGGGTCTGACCGACCGCGGGCGTGCCAAGGCCGACCGCCACGCCGCGCTGCTGCGCGAGGCTGCGCGCCTGTTCGCGGATCGCGGGTTCGCCGGGGTCAGCCTCGAGGATCTCGGGGCTGCCGTCGGCGTCACCGGTCCCGCGGTGTACCGACACTTCCCCAACAAGCAGGCCCTGCTCGGGGCGATCCTGGTCGGGGTGAGCCAGGGCCTGCGCGACGGCGGCCGCGACGTCGTCGATGCCGGCGGCGAGCCTGTCGACGTGCTCGACGGCCTCATCCGTTTCCATGTCGACTTCGCCCTCGCGTCGGCGGACGTGATCCGCGTGCAGGACCGCGAGCTGACGAGTCTCGTCGATGCCGAGCGCCGTGCCGTGCGACGTCTGCAGCGGGAGTACGTCGAACTCTGGGTCGCGGTACTGTCCCGCCGCTACCCCGCCCTGTCCGCGCCCGAGGCGCGGGTGCGCGCGCACGCCTGCTTCGGACTCATCAACTCCACCCCGCACAGCCTGCGCGCGGCCCGCGACACGGTCGCCGACGCGGACGTCCGCGGCATCCTGCGCGCAATGGCGCGCGCCAGCCTCGCCGCGTGA
- a CDS encoding biotin carboxylase N-terminal domain-containing protein — MTPPVFSTVLVANRGEIARRVIRTLRRLGIRSVAVYSDADVEAPHVREADTAVRLGPAPAAQSYLDIDAVIAAARATGAQAVHPGYGFLSENAHFARACAAAGIVFVGPGEHALDVMGDKIRAKQHVARSGVPTVPGFSAAGMTDEAIVAAAVEQGFPLLIKPSAGGGGKGMQVVRDRAGVAGAVQAARRMATAAFGDDTLLLERLVERPRHIEVQVLADAHGAVVHLGERECSLQRRHQKVIEEAPSPAVDDETRARLGEAACRAAASIDYVGVGTVEFLVSADRPDDFFFIEMNTRLQVEHPVTELVTGIDLVAEQLRVAAGEPLGYGQDAVGLQGHAVEARVYAESPARGFLPATGEVLAWRAPEGVRVDAAVDTGSVVTADYDPMIAKVIAVGADRAEALERLDAALAETVVLGVDTNIAFLRQLIALPAVQAGDLDTGIIDAMAAPGATVPGAAVLAAGAAVLADAPSDASPWQRHDGWRLGGRREPASHSFETDAGTLVTAVASPLPPEATTARDGDGDVWVHLAGETARLRPVSRRAASERRRAARGRTDAPAQPHVRAPLPGTVIAVHTTPGAAVAAADRLVTIEAMKMEHTVIAPHDGVAQILVTVGAQVRRDDVLAEVHPMTEEDTP; from the coding sequence ATGACGCCTCCCGTGTTCTCCACCGTCCTCGTCGCCAATCGCGGCGAGATCGCGCGACGCGTCATCCGCACGCTGCGCCGGCTCGGCATCCGCTCGGTCGCCGTCTACAGCGACGCCGACGTCGAAGCGCCACACGTGCGCGAGGCCGACACGGCGGTGCGTCTGGGACCGGCGCCCGCAGCGCAGTCGTATCTCGACATCGACGCCGTCATCGCCGCGGCCCGCGCGACCGGCGCGCAGGCGGTGCACCCCGGCTACGGCTTCCTGTCGGAGAACGCCCACTTCGCCCGAGCGTGCGCTGCCGCCGGCATCGTCTTCGTGGGGCCTGGTGAGCACGCCCTCGACGTGATGGGCGACAAGATTCGGGCCAAGCAGCATGTCGCCCGGTCGGGCGTGCCCACCGTGCCCGGATTCAGCGCGGCCGGCATGACGGATGAGGCCATCGTCGCGGCTGCGGTGGAGCAGGGGTTCCCTCTTCTCATCAAGCCCTCGGCGGGCGGCGGCGGCAAGGGGATGCAGGTGGTGCGCGACCGCGCAGGTGTCGCCGGCGCCGTGCAGGCCGCGCGCCGGATGGCCACCGCCGCGTTCGGCGACGACACCCTGCTGCTGGAGCGGCTGGTGGAGCGCCCGAGACACATCGAGGTGCAGGTGCTCGCCGACGCCCACGGCGCGGTGGTGCACCTCGGCGAGCGCGAATGCTCGCTGCAGCGCCGGCACCAGAAGGTGATCGAGGAGGCACCCTCGCCCGCCGTCGACGACGAGACCCGCGCGCGCCTGGGCGAGGCCGCCTGTCGCGCGGCGGCGAGCATCGACTACGTCGGCGTCGGCACGGTGGAGTTCCTCGTGTCGGCCGATCGGCCCGACGACTTCTTCTTCATCGAGATGAACACCCGCCTGCAGGTCGAGCACCCCGTCACCGAGCTCGTCACCGGCATCGACCTCGTCGCCGAGCAACTGCGCGTGGCGGCGGGGGAGCCCCTCGGGTACGGGCAGGACGCCGTAGGGCTGCAGGGACACGCCGTCGAGGCCCGGGTCTACGCCGAGAGCCCGGCACGGGGCTTCCTCCCCGCCACCGGCGAGGTGCTCGCCTGGCGCGCTCCCGAGGGCGTGCGGGTGGATGCCGCGGTCGACACGGGATCGGTCGTGACCGCCGACTACGACCCGATGATCGCGAAGGTGATCGCGGTGGGCGCCGACCGGGCCGAGGCACTCGAGCGGCTCGACGCGGCGCTGGCCGAGACCGTCGTGCTCGGCGTCGACACGAACATCGCGTTCCTGCGGCAGCTCATCGCGCTCCCCGCCGTGCAGGCCGGCGACCTCGATACCGGCATCATCGACGCGATGGCCGCCCCGGGAGCGACCGTGCCGGGCGCGGCCGTGCTCGCTGCCGGCGCCGCGGTGCTCGCCGACGCGCCGTCGGATGCCTCGCCGTGGCAGCGTCACGACGGGTGGCGCCTCGGCGGACGGCGTGAGCCCGCCTCGCACAGCTTCGAGACGGATGCCGGCACGCTCGTCACCGCGGTGGCATCGCCGCTTCCGCCCGAGGCGACGACGGCGCGCGACGGCGACGGCGACGTCTGGGTGCATCTGGCCGGCGAGACGGCTCGGCTGCGTCCGGTCTCTCGTCGTGCGGCATCCGAGCGCCGACGCGCAGCCCGCGGGCGCACGGATGCGCCCGCGCAGCCGCACGTGCGGGCGCCGCTGCCCGGCACCGTGATCGCCGTGCACACGACGCCCGGCGCGGCGGTGGCCGCCGCCGATCGGCTGGTCACGATCGAGGCCATGAAGATGGAGCACACCGTCATCGCACCCCATGACGGCGTCGCGCAGATCCTCGTCACCGTCGGCGCGCAGGTGCGCCGCGACGACGTGCTCGCCGAGGTGCACCCGATGACCGAGGAGGACACCCCATGA
- a CDS encoding dihydrolipoamide acetyltransferase family protein, which produces MIAEFRLPDLGEGLPEAELVQWLVAEGDEIALNQTLAEVETAKAIVELPSPHAGRVHTLHAAAGEVVAVGSLIISFVVGSDDDARDDDGDDAGPAPAEPAREPHLVGYGAAPASTARPARRRRGRGGLATGDSEVRAAAPHDAVHALEPEPDLVERPRSTPPVRRLAKDLGVELRTVVPTGPGGLITRADVEAHARTAPPSPRAPAPAAERPTPGAATPAAASDDLRIPVRGVRKHTAAAMVQSAFTAPHATVFLTVDVTASMTLLASLRDDRRLAGTRIGILALAAKATCLALARHPMLNARWGDEEIVQWGRVNLGIAAATERGLIVPNVKDAGRLGLAELADAIGHLAETARAGRTNPAALSGGTFSITNVGVFGVDAGTPILNPGEAGILALGTVRRTPWEHEGQVALRDVLTLSLSFDHRVVDGEQGARFLADVGAVLREPGRAMLLA; this is translated from the coding sequence GTGATCGCCGAGTTCCGCCTCCCCGACCTCGGCGAGGGCCTTCCCGAGGCCGAGCTCGTGCAGTGGCTCGTCGCGGAGGGCGACGAGATCGCATTGAACCAGACGCTCGCGGAGGTCGAGACGGCCAAGGCGATCGTCGAGCTGCCGTCGCCGCATGCCGGCCGCGTGCACACCCTGCACGCGGCCGCAGGCGAGGTCGTGGCGGTGGGGAGCCTCATCATCTCGTTCGTCGTCGGCTCAGACGACGACGCCCGCGACGATGACGGCGATGATGCGGGCCCCGCCCCCGCCGAACCGGCGCGGGAGCCGCACCTCGTCGGCTACGGCGCGGCCCCGGCCTCCACCGCGCGCCCGGCGCGTCGACGTCGCGGTCGCGGTGGGCTCGCCACGGGTGACAGCGAGGTGCGCGCGGCCGCGCCCCACGACGCGGTCCATGCGCTGGAGCCGGAGCCCGACCTGGTCGAGCGCCCCCGCTCGACGCCGCCGGTGCGGCGGCTGGCGAAGGACCTCGGCGTCGAGCTGCGCACGGTCGTGCCGACCGGACCGGGCGGGCTCATCACCCGGGCGGACGTCGAAGCCCATGCGCGGACGGCACCCCCTTCGCCGCGCGCCCCCGCACCCGCCGCAGAGCGCCCGACCCCCGGCGCCGCGACTCCCGCCGCGGCATCCGACGATCTGCGCATCCCCGTGCGGGGCGTGCGAAAGCACACCGCCGCGGCGATGGTGCAGAGCGCCTTCACCGCCCCGCACGCCACCGTCTTCCTCACCGTCGACGTGACCGCATCGATGACGCTGCTGGCGTCCTTGCGCGACGACCGCCGGCTCGCGGGCACCCGCATCGGCATCCTCGCCCTCGCCGCGAAGGCCACCTGCCTCGCACTCGCGCGGCATCCGATGCTCAATGCGCGGTGGGGCGACGAGGAGATCGTGCAGTGGGGGCGGGTGAACCTCGGCATCGCGGCGGCGACCGAGCGTGGCCTCATCGTGCCCAACGTCAAGGATGCCGGCCGCCTGGGCCTGGCCGAGCTCGCCGACGCGATCGGACACCTGGCCGAGACGGCGCGCGCCGGGCGGACCAACCCCGCAGCGCTGTCGGGCGGGACGTTCTCGATCACCAACGTGGGCGTCTTCGGAGTGGATGCCGGCACGCCGATCCTCAACCCGGGCGAGGCGGGCATCCTCGCCCTCGGCACGGTGCGCCGGACGCCCTGGGAGCACGAGGGTCAGGTGGCGCTGCGCGATGTGCTGACCCTCAGCCTGTCGTTCGATCACCGGGTCGTCGACGGCGAGCAGGGCGCGCGGTTCCTCGCGGACGTCGGGGCGGTGCTGCGCGAGCCCGGCCGGGCGATGCTGCTGGCCTGA